One Stigmatopora argus isolate UIUO_Sarg chromosome 19, RoL_Sarg_1.0, whole genome shotgun sequence genomic window, ttttttttagttccgtCTGACTGAAATGACATTTACTGTTCCATCACTTTAACCGCTTTTGGAGGCTAGCAACATTACACAAAAACCAACGAGTCAAGTCAGTCTAAATCAGTATTTATTTCTGGTTAATCAAACAGTTAGAAGGTCAGGCTCTAATTTTACCTCATAAGATCAAACATGTACTGCTTGTCAAAGGGCACAATTGTGCATTCGTTATTCTACCACTTCCTGTGGACATCCGATGGGGTGTGGGATAGGCCAGACTGACCGCATCACAAACAAACTTGACAGGACAGAAAGGAGACTGTTGCACTGGGCCTTGGTGGCTAATGACAGCCGAATGCGGCAAACAGGCAGGAAGCCCTCCTCTGTGATTTCCACTTTTAAAAGCATCTTGAAGCATTGTTGTGTCGCCTTGGCATCCCCCTCAGACAACTGTTATTAGgatgaatgttatttttaaaagtagTTTTGTCAGTCCTGTATGACTGATGCAAATATATATGCTTATATAGTGCAATAGACTTCTTTTTCAACagcatatattcattcatttcaatggataTTAAAGAGACATGTATTAGCTAATtgttttaacatgttttttaatagtttggggGAGGTTTTACAATTTTTAGAGCTGATTTGCTGCACAAaaagttgttgttattttgattCTGCGTTTACAACACATGCCCCAAGTGGCCACCAGTCTTAAATATTGCTCGTTTAAGACAGATCAGTATTTGGTttgtattttcatgtatttccTCTCATTTCTCAGAAAACATTACATACTCATGACACAAACATGTTGAACAAGATCCAAGATAGTCTATTGTATTAAGTATGTATCCGGGTACATACTTAATACAATAGACTATCTTGGATCTTGTTCAATATGTTTGTGTCATCAGTATGTAATGTTTATGAGAAATGAGAGGAAAGCCATCACTGTTTTTTGCACGTAAACCTTTGATTTTTGATTGGACATAGAATACTGATTCAAATATAGCTCAAGCACTATAGTACTATTTTAGAGGTAATTTCCTTTTTGCATGTGTCTTTCCAATTTCCTTTTCCTTTTGGCTCCGTATCTGCCATCACGACCCTTTaaattctgcctagcaacaagtggCTACACAAAACATATAAAGCAGTCAGGAAAGGCATCTGATTTAATGTTTTCAGATACagtacagtatttttatttctcgattcttttgtaaacaaaaatagCCAAATCTACCAAAGCACATGCATTAATAGCTTTTCAGAAATAACATCAGTGCCAAGCACTTTTGTCCCTCTTTAATTAATTAGCATTGGCCTGTTGTTATGAACATTTGCATGAACTTGGATATTTCTTGCAAAATTTCACATATTTCAAGCGCAGTTTTTCAGCCAGTTAGCAGATGCAAGTTAGTAGTAAACTTGTGGTGACCCCCACACCCGTAACACAACAGGTGGTTGTCCTTCTTCATCCGCTACTACTTAGACAGGTGCTTCCTCCGGTCGCGAGGCGTGGGGGGCCAGGGTGGTCCCATTATTGTTGACTCCAGTTAACTGCATAAAAACCAGGGAAAGAGGAGCTTTAATTCCTACGCCTCCAGCTTATGTCAAAAGACGCGTAAATACACCCCACTTACTCACTGAATGAGAATAAAAGGTCAATTTTTCAACGCAAACACACTCATTCAAACTGTCAGTGATTGTCTCCCCCTAGTTAGAGGACAATGGTTCCCGTGAACCATATCCGACTGAGGCGGACAGGAAAACATCCTCTTTGCATAGTGGGGTATTCCTGATTTTGAGTAGGGCAAGAAGAATGGAAATGGGAGGGTCATTCTATGGCCCAAAACACACATCTTCAAGCATTTCCATGAATAACCCCCCAACCAGAAGAAATAAATGTCTATAGTATTTTTGCACTTAGGAATAAGGAGAGAAACATTCCCATTGCCCTCGTCATATTTCACGAAGCCTTTTCTTCCACTTTCGCTTTGCATATTTCCAGACAAATAACTAGACTAAACATTTCTTCATAAAACGAAGATAAATCTGAAAGTAAGAAGTGTGTGCGGAATGCGCTACAAGACATCGGACTGTCTGATCAGCCGTGGTATCCCAGCAATGTGCTCCCTTTTCAATGCCGAGACACCACTGCGTTTATGGAACCTGTTTCTGAGTTCTTATCGACATAGCTTTGAAGAAGCCAATGAGGCGCAGTGTGGCGTATTGAAACTGTCACTTATATGTCGCCGACGACAATACGGCGAGTTAAATGCCCACCTCCAGAAATGAGTCACTATAATCTTAGTGGCAAGAGCTCAACCAACTGTTTCCTTGAGGCTACCATTTTTATGTCACATCATTTTGCCTTATCTGCTCGCTATCGGTCTGGTGGAAGAATAGGCGCCAGTGATAATTATAGCTAAATCAAGATTGATTGATCAAGTCAGGCGAGGAAGGAAGGGACGGAAGGGAGGGGAGGGGCGGTGGAGATGAGCAAAAAGAAAGAGGAGTGAGAGGTGGAGGTCTCTCCTTGTCTGTCACGTAGATAAGAGTTGATGATGGAGATTCCCAGTGGACTCGCAATGCCTTTAGCTAGAGGTGTAAAGGTCAACATTTACAACTGCACTCTTTACGTTGCATGGCCTAAACTAAATTAGTTCAACCTGCGTACCTGTGATTTTCACtccaattattatttaaaaaatcggaCAAGTTTTatacttcaaaaaaatattctagcacaaaatacattttacagttggtatgtgtatatttatatttattcagaCTGTGAGTAAATCTGTACAGATAAAATGTTGGGAAATCAATCAGTGGGGGGACAAGGGCAGGACATATACTATAACCCAGAATTTCAGATAACATAATACTATGCACCGCTAAGTATTTTTTAAGTAAGTTATCAAactattttttccattcatacaaacacatttaatattACTGGTTAAAAAATATTCGACATGAATCTTTTTGTGGTCATGTTAAAAGTCAgccagtttgtatttttttgggaacatttttaaccttatttttgtataatattcatttttattttttaccatcaTTGAATTATACTTTTTtgcatttatctttttttaaatcttacttCTTTTTATAATTatagatatttttatatttcatttggttattcatttattttgaattttgacaGCATTGGCCTCATTCTGACTTGCGTTAACGTTTGTTCCCCGCCAGGGGGCGCTCTAATTTTCATTCACACCCAAGCAGACAGAACGTCACTTCTTGATAGTTCTCGTTCGTGGGTGGAAAGCACATTGAAGGGAAACGATCTAGGGAAGAAGAATTTGAACCTTGTCATACTGTCTACTCTCCTGACGGATCTCggcgcaactttttttttccttcacgcGATTTCCGAAACTAGTGGTCAGAATGGCATTTCAGTACCCCGCTGCTTACCGTGACGATGCAGTTGTAAGTATTGCCCTGGAACGATGCGATCGAATTCATTGAAAGCAGTGGCCTCTTTTGTTAGCTCTCCGATTAGCTTAGCCTGGTTAGCCAAGCGCTCCATTGACAGCTTATGCATTTCCGGATGAATAATGAACCGTTTCTATTTCCTGCTAATGATCCTGTTTATGTTGACATTAAATGATGACAATCTGTTTATCTATCCTAGGTGGATGATTATCATGGCTCCAAAATACCAGATCCTTATAGCTGGCTGGAGGACCCTGACAGTGAAAAGACTCAGGTAATATATAGGTTATTACTATGTAGATATGTGGAGGAGATCATTTAAATAGCATCCATGGATAATATAGTACATCTATCGTTGTTGGCCCAAATTGAAATGTTGTTAGATTATACATGATTTGATCCATTCAGTTAAGTTGATCTTTaagtttttttaagcaaatcTATTAATAATCTATTTTCCAATTTTAGGCCTTTGTCACTGCTCAGAATCAGCTTACATTGCCATTTTTGGAGGGCTGTGAAGTGCGGGATGTATTCAAGGAGCGAATGACTGAGCTGTACGACTATCCTAAATATAGCTGTCCGTTTAGAAGGGGAAACAGGTAAAACAAAGCCGAATCAATTTTAGCcgaattgttgttttgatggcCATTCATCTCCTCTTGCAGGTACTTTCACTTCTACAACACTGGCCTCCAGAATCAAAGTGTGATGTATGTACAGGAGAGCCTGGATGCAGAACCTGCTGTCTTTTTGGATCCAAACACATTTTCTGATGATGGAACAGTTGCGTTACGAGGTACTCAACATTGATTTTACATTGAAAAGTATAacatttatggatgggtgttaCCTTATCTCCTTTAAGGCTACGCATTCTCAGAAGATGGAGAGCATCTGGCGTACGGCACGAGCGCCAGCGGCTCAGACTGGGTGGAGATGCACTTCTTGCGGGTGGAAGGCGCAGTGCTGCTGGAGGACCGTCTGAAACGAGTTAAATTTAGCTGCATGTCATGGACACATGATGGAAAAGGCCTTTTCTACAACTCTTACCCTGAGCAGGAGGGCAAGAGTGATGGTGAGCTTATTCCAAATTTTCTTACAgttttcaaatatataaataatacagTATTCAAAATCTACAATTTATGTTAAACTTCCCACATCAACACAAATGCAGTAAATGTTTCACAATTGCATATACACAGGTTTTGCTAGTTATTTCCAcaatgtaattttatttatagTATAGCATGAACAAAAGtatggtctattttttttttttaggcactGAAACTTCTACTAACTTGGACCAGAAGCTATACTTCCACGTTTTGGGAACACCACAGTCTGAGGATGTCCTCTGCGCAGAGTTTCCCGATCACCCCAAATGGATGAGTGGAGCCGAGGTTATTTCACACCGCCTGAATAAGACtgaacttgtgtttttttttgttctctcaTTAATATTGGAACTCTGCAGGTTTCAGATGATGGCCGCTATGTCCTGCTGTCCATCAGGGAAGGCTGCGATCCTGTCAACAGATTGTGGTATTGTGACATCAAAAAAACCTCTCAGGGAATTACAGGCACGTGTCAACTACTTTGTCATCTTTATTTTGCTTTAGTTGATCAGTAATCTTTGCTACAAAAGTCTTATTGCAGGAAATATTTGTATGAAAAACACTTAGTACAACATTTTAAGCTCCAATTGCTGCATGTTTGTGACTCCAGGACTTTTGCCATGGGTGAAACTTATTGACAACTTTGATGCCGAGTACGAGTATGTTACCAACGAGGGCACGGTTTTCACATTCAAGACCAATCTGGACGCCCCGCGCTACCGCCTCATCAACATCGACTTTGCCTCGCCGGCTCAGAGCGAATGGGCGGAGCTCATCCCTCAACACGATAAGGACGTCATCGGTGAGCGGATACAGCGTCGTCGCGCGTGAGTTCTCAAGGTGAATTGGTTTGGTAACTCGCCGCCCGTTCTGCTCCCTTTACAGTATTCGCCACCTGCTCGTACTCAAGCTACCTTTTTGTGTGCTTCCTCCACGACGTGAAGAATGTCTTGAAAATGTACCGTCTCAGTTCCGGGAAGGAACTCAGGACCTTTCCTCTGGATGTGGGCTCCGTGGTCGGTTTCACTGGAAGGAAGCGCGACTCGGAGATCTTTTACTATTTTACCTCCTTCCTCTCGCCAGGTAAAAATTCAAGTCTGAGGATGTGTgtgattttaaatgtcattttcgcTGATCAGGTTCTGTCATGACCAAGGTACAGATATGCTTTGAAACACCTTTTGATGAT contains:
- the prep gene encoding prolyl endopeptidase, encoding MAFQYPAAYRDDAVVDDYHGSKIPDPYSWLEDPDSEKTQAFVTAQNQLTLPFLEGCEVRDVFKERMTELYDYPKYSCPFRRGNRYFHFYNTGLQNQSVMYVQESLDAEPAVFLDPNTFSDDGTVALRGYAFSEDGEHLAYGTSASGSDWVEMHFLRVEGAVLLEDRLKRVKFSCMSWTHDGKGLFYNSYPEQEGKSDGTETSTNLDQKLYFHVLGTPQSEDVLCAEFPDHPKWMSGAEVSDDGRYVLLSIREGCDPVNRLWYCDIKKTSQGITGLLPWVKLIDNFDAEYEYVTNEGTVFTFKTNLDAPRYRLINIDFASPAQSEWAELIPQHDKDVIVFATCSYSSYLFVCFLHDVKNVLKMYRLSSGKELRTFPLDVGSVVGFTGRKRDSEIFYYFTSFLSPAIIYHCDLTKEPLQPHVFREVTVKGFDPSDYQTTQVFYASKDGTQIPMFIVHKKGIKLDGTHPGFLYGYGGFNISITPSYSVSRLIFVRHLGGVLAVANIRGGGEYGETWHKAGMLANKQNCFTDFQCAAEYLIKQGYTSPSKLTINGGSNGGLLVAACVNQRPDLFGCAVAQVGVMDMLKFHKFTIGHAWTTDFGCSEKKEQFEWLIKYSPLHNIRVPEDNGVQYPAVLLLTGDHDDRVVPLHSLKYIATLQHVMGHSSKQFNPLFILVDTKSGHGAGKPTSKVIQEVADTYAFIARCLKISWVK